In Panicum virgatum strain AP13 chromosome 5K, P.virgatum_v5, whole genome shotgun sequence, the genomic window GAAGCACACAAAGAGGCTCATGAAAAGTACATTGGCTATCTAACTCCTGCTGCAGCTATTGATGATAAAATTGAGAAGTGGAGTGATGAGGAAAAGAAGCTTTATAAAATCAGATTGACTTATTCACTAAGATGTATCAAGTTTCTTTTACATCAAGGGTTGGCATTCCGTGGACATGATGAAAGTCAAGAGTCTAGCAATCGAGGGAACTTCATAGAATTGTTGAAATTTCTTGCAGCAAATAGTGAAGAAGTGAACAAGTTTGTGCTGAACAATGCTCCAGGTAATTGCTCATTGACTAGCCCAGATATCCAGCATCAAATTATTTCATGTTTTGCTATAgagacaagaaaaaaaataattgaaGAGATTGGTGAAGATCGCTTTGCTATCTTAGCTGATGAGTCAAGTGACGTATCACATAAAGAACAATTAGCCCTTTGCTTGCGTTTTGTTGATAAACTGGGAAGGCCACGTGAGCACTTTGTTGGAGTAGTTCATGTTGATGATACTACCTCTTTATCACTTAAGAAAGCAATTGAGTCTGTACTTGTTAGTCATGGCTTGAGTCTAACTAGTATTCGAGGTCAGGGATATGATGGGGCTAGCAACATGAAAGGGGATATTAAAGGGCTGAAAACATTGATTATGCAAGAGTCACCTTCTGCCTATTATGTCCATTGCTTTGCACATCAACTACAACTAGTTCTTGTTGCTGTTGCTAAGGAAAATACCGATTGTGTTTGGTTCTTGGAACAAGTATCCCTCTTGCTGAATATTGTTGGAGTTTCTTGTAAACGTCATGGGATGCTTCGAAGTGCTAGACTTGAGAGTATAATGAAAGCACTTGAATGTGGTGAACTCAAAACTGGGAGTGGACTAAACCAAGAGATGGGATTGGCTAGGCCTGGTGAGACTCGGTGGGGCTCCCATTATAGAACCGTGTGCAACATCATTTCTATGTATCCAATAATCCGTGATGTACTCATCACCCTTGGAGAGGATACAACACATAAGGCGGATTGGATAAAAATTCATTTTATGGTTGGAGCATTTGAGTCCTTTGATTTTGTGTTCAGTTTACACTTAATGTTTGTTATTCTTGGATATACAAATGAATTATCTGAGTGTTTGCAAAGAAGAGAACAAGATATTATTCATGCAATCCAACTTGTTGGTGTGGCAAAAAATAGAATGCAACATTTGAGGTCTGAAGGATGGAATCAATTCCTTCAAAAGGTcactttgttttgcaacaagcaTGGTGTCGAAGTTCCTACTATGGAGGGTAATTATGTGCCTTTTGGAAGATCACGACGGTTTGTCCGAAATCAAACAAATGATGATCATTTCAGAAGAGAGATATACATTGGGGTCATTGATAAAATTAGTCAAGAGCTTGATAGTCGGTTTGATGAGGTTAATATGGAGTTGCTTTCTTGTATGTCTGCCCTCAACCCTTCTAATTCATTTGCATCATTTGATGCACAAAAGGTACGCCGACTTGCTGAATTCTACCCCAAAGACATTTTTGGCTCTGATTTGGTTAGGCTAGAATTGCAACTTGATACTTATATTGATGTCATGAGACATGATGATAGATTCAGTGGTCTGGAAAACCTTGTTGATCTCTCGGTTAAGCTAGTGGAAACAAATAGGCACAATGTTTATGATTTGGTTTACTTGCTTCTCAAAATGGTATTGCTTCTACCGGTGGCGACGGCAAGTGTTGAGAGGGCATTTTCTGGTATGGATTTTGTCAAAACCAAACGAAGAAATAAAATGAGTGATACTCTCTTGGATGATTGTCTTGTCACGTTCATGGAAAGAGATATTTTGAAAGATGTGGATGAAGATGATGTAATCAAGACTTTCATGGCCATTAGAAACCGTAGGCCTCAAAGAAAATAGTGTTGTAATCCTATTTAAGCTTGTATCGTTTATATTCCAAACTATTAGTGTGTTGTTTTAAACTATTTGGATTGTAATTTAAGACTTATTATGCTATTTTGTAGTTGTGTACCAAATTGCTAGGTAGTTTTAATGAAATTTTACCAAATGTCTAAATGGATTTTACCGGTTTGCATATAAATATTTTGGCTCGGCATACCCTAAACAAAAATCCTAGCTACGCCATTGCAAAgaggtgtttgccgagtgtccccttgcgggcactcggcaaacaataacGGCCATGACGGGTAACGGGCGCGGCGGGCGTGTGCGGCGCACACGTGAGGCTGTGTGCCGAGTGCTGCCcgcgtggcactcggcaaaggtgggtttgccgagtgtctgtaatcaggcactcggcaaagccaatctttgccgagtgtcgactttttgccgagtgccttttggtaggcactcggcaaagtgtaactttgccgagtgctcgatatcttgcactcggcaaagccttcagcactcggcaaacgtcGGGTTTCCGGTAGTGTTACATTATAACACTACTACACACATACCACGTAGTGGAAAATCTCATCACCTAGGATGATTAGTGCCGTCTGCTATTTTCAAGATCAACTAATTGTTATGTGGAATAACAATATGGTAGCCGAATTTGCAAGCACCCCGTGTTTGAATCTCGTCAGCTGTGTTCTTGCTGGAGTAGAGAGCATGCTAGCCGAGGCTTAGGATCCAACTGACGTAGGAGGCTACTCTCGCCTTGTTCGGATGGATGGTTCTGGCTGGTGTCGGCCTCTTTTTCACTCCCTGTGTCATTCCAGCCCAGCTGAACGGCGCCTCTAACCTCTGCCCCTCAAATTAAGCAACGAATTTGCAAGGAAGAGTGCCACTGGAAAAAATGTAATTGTTCATGCATTGGATCGTAGGACAAATTGCAATATTTTTCCAAGCTAAGCTACGAAATACTGATTTTACGAAAATTCACACTTTATTGAAGTAGCAATCGTGTACCCTGTTCGGTGCTTTTATTAGGTAGTGAGCATCCAGAAAGCGTGCACGTATGCACATACAAAACGTCCCTAACACTCCATCCAACCTCGTGCCCGTGGTCCTCGTCCATACAAGACGGTAGGCGCGGAAGAAGAATTCAAAAACCCAAAGGCAATCCTTGGTGGCGGCATGGCCACTATATATAAAAGTAGaataaattaaaaaacaatCAGTGGGGAAAAGAAAATCCTTAGTGGCCACGAAGAGAGACAGCTGTCTCAGGCTTGGTCTGTTGCGAGCGAAAATATCGAGCTCCAGCTGGTgactcgccgccggccggcgatcCGCCGTTCggttggagcggcggcggccggccggccacccccCTGTACTGTGGACCCCTCGTGTCCGTGGTCCTCGTCCGTCCacacggcggcggagcggtAGGTGCACGGCCTGCCGTGGGATTCAGCGGCGGACGACAAATCTAGGACGAACAAACCGAGTGGTTCTGCAATCAGAGGGCACGTACAGCTCAGGTTCTGTTCAGCATCATCATCATTCAGGGGCTTTTGGTGGTTTCGTGTACCGACTCTTCTTagtagtagttttttttttcttgtttagaTCCATGAGACCGTGAAGACGGAACATCACGCAGAATATACCTACAAGCTAATGGTCTATGTAGATtaaattgaatttttttttgtgaagagTTTGCACATCAATTATAAGTACTCACTCATTCCGCTTAGAATAtagctatttttatttttatcctAAATAAAAATTTATACAGTCGAATGATATATCAAAAATCGTTGCTCGAGCTATTGCTTCCTGCCACTATTGGTAGAGCTAGGCCTTATACACCTTGGACTGCCTTGATCTAAGGTCATTTTAACCAATAAAATTCTATTAAAAATCTCTTAAAATACGTGCTCAGACATATTCACTAAAAAAATCTATTAAAAATGTAGCAGTATCAAAGATCCAACGCATTGTAATTTATACCTGCATTAACAATGTATCCGTGGTGAGACTAGAGATATCCTCTCAATGTTTTTGTTCCTTCTCACCTTTTTTGCACCCATTTTGTTTGAAAAATGAATCCTAGCCGCCTAAAATCTGGGGTGCTTGTTGTAGTTttggatgaaaaaaaaaagtgaaatgACACCCTGCCGCGGGCCCCACTTCGCGGACCCACAACGGCGTAGCCTACGGCGCACGATAAAAGGAGACGTTGGAGTCCTTCCTTCCCCGAACCCAACCAAAACCCCCACCTCCCGACTCCCGAGCACAGCTCCCAATTTCCCACTCGCCGCCTGCCCCTTCCCTCAGGGGCGCCATGATGGCcgctcgcctccgcctcgcgctgCTGCTCTCCGTCTTCCTGTgcgccgcgcgggcgcggcccaGCCTCGAGCCGACCATCCGCCTCCCgtcggagcgcgcggcggcgggggaggccgAGGGGGCGGACGACGCCGTCGGGACCCGGTGGGCCGTGCTCATCGCCGGCTCCAACGGATACTACAACTATCGCCACCAGGTACGCGCCCCGCTCCTCCGATCGTCGGCTTGGCTGCTTAATTCGTTCCCGTCAGTTCGCGTAATTTGATCCCCTTGGCCTTGGTGACGGTTTACCTTATTGAATCAAATCATCCATGCGCAGCCTGTAGAATCCGATCCGCGTCTTCCCCCATTTGATTTCACACGATTTGATTTGATAGCTGATCATCCATAGTTAAAGCTAGAAGGATTTGTTTTCGCTGCCCATACGGTGATGGTTGGGAGCACTGCCGCATCGCTTTGGAGCAGGCCCACGAATTTAAGAAAGCAAACGAATTGAGTTTTGCCCGTCCCGTGCGCACCGCCCGTTTGTAGTAATATACTAGGAAGATTTTTTACATTTTGGTCCAGCTCATTTGCCGTTTGATGTGGATTCGGTTCCTCTTGTTCAGCTTTTCTGTTTTCTCAGAATGGGAAATTGACGGGTCTCCTAGGCCGTAGGTGACACGAAATTTTGCTGACTTCCGGGGGCCTAcatgtaacgtcccgcctcccgaGGCCGGACCCGCTTACATCTGATAGCTTTCTAGGACATTGAaagccctcacagaccaacacatgtccgcgcactgacccgccacgcgccggtggcatctgcgcccccacacgcccgtgctcatgcctccgcacttacgcccgtacgtgcccgtgaaaccgcgagagtcggtgcgtccagtgccaacggcgcatcccagatgcccgcgcactgacccgccacgcgcccgtgcacatgccgatggcatctgcgcccccacacgcccgtgctcatgcctccgcacttacgcccgtacgtgctcgtgaaaccgcgagagtcggctctgataccattctgtagcgtcccgcctccccgaggccggacccgctgcacactttgagagtcggctctgataccattctgtaacgtcccgcctcttcaaggccgggcccgcttacatctgatagctttctaggacatagaaaGCCCTCACAGACCAgcacatgtcttttctgcacacgcccgtgctcatgcctccgcacttacgcccgtacgtgctcgtgaaaccgcgagagtcggctctgataccattctgtagcgtcccgcctccccgaggccggacccgctgcacactttgagagtcggctctgataccattctgtaacgtcccgcctcttcaaggccgggcccgcttacatcggACATAGAAAGCCCTCACAGACCAgcacatgtcttttctgcacactttgagagtcggctctgataccattctgtaacgtcccgcctctccaaggccgggcccgcttacatctgatagctttctaggacatagaaagccctcacagaccaacacatgtcttttctgcacactttgtcctcactcgtgcgcacccgggaataacttcccggtcggtcacccatccccaaatttctctgaGCCAAGcacctcactcgtgcgcacccgggaataacttcccggtcggtcacccatccccaaatttctctgagccaagcacgcttaacctcggagttctttggagaccggcttccggaaaagaagttgcaacttgttggtatgagtatcctattaatcctattaagccctgggccggggtgtcacactaCATGTCACCATCAGTGTTGCGGGGATCAGCAACCATCCTGATAAAGTCCAAAATCTGTATATAACCAGATATTTGTAGGTATCAAGAAACATGACGATTTGAATATTCTTCATGCTAAATGTACAGACAGGACTTGAAGATATTGTTTTAACTACGCTCTGGATGTCTGATTGTACGAGCATCATAAACCTACCTTATCGTTGTGTACTAAGTCACCAGTAACATGATTTTTCATTTAAAAAATTACTTCCAACTTTGTGGTTAATAGAATCAGGCATTAACCATAATAAGTGTAGTGTTTTTTTATGGCAAAGAAAGGTTATCTACTACTTGCTTTTACTGGAAACTAAGACAAGCTCTTTTGAGAACGAAACTTGCAGGCGGACATCTGCCATGCCTACCAGATCATGAAGAAGGGCGGACTCAAGGATGAAAACATCATCGTCTTCATGTACGACGATATCGCTCACAGCCCGGAAAATCCAAGGCCTGGTGTCATCATCAACCATCCCCAGGGTGGCGATGTCTATGCTGGGGTTCCAAAGGTAACTGAACTTATTCCTCCAGTAAAGTTTATGATAGAGAAATTCAGAATTGCCTTTCTACTCAGTGGAGTagttgtgaaaaagaaaagttacaTCGTGACAGTATTATAATTTAATTATTTAACCACCCCAAAATATGAACAGCATCAAGTACTGCATTGAAAATGATAGAATGCCTAAATTTCCGTCGTCCTGACGTCTTTTGCCAACCTGCtctaaaccaaaaaaaaaaaagctggaTTGGTCCACTGCAATTTGGTGGAGATAAAGCTTGGACAACTTAATTATAATTGAAATTTTCTACATACTAATGTCAACTTCTTTAGTACTAATGGTTACACATCCTTAGTCTTACTTTTCCGTCCATTTGGCTAAAATTACTCTGATTTACACTGCAGGATTACACTGGGAGGGAGGTCAATGTCAACAATTTCTTCGCTGTTCTGCTTGGCAACAAAACAGCTGTCAGTGGTGGGAGTGGCAAGGTTGTGGACAGTGGCCCCAATGATCATATTTTTGTTTACTACAGTGACCATGGGGGTCCCGGTGTCCTTGGTCAGTACTCAAAACATTCTGGGACTTCATTCAGATTAGTTATTTACTTAAATCAGATAAATATCTGTACATACATGCATATCGAACCAAAAAAATGCACAGTTGTTTACTCTGTCAAAAAACTTCAGGGATGCCTACCTACCCGTACCTCTACGGTGATGACCTCGTAaatgttctgaagaagaagcatGCTGCGGGGACGTACAAAAGCCTGGTAACAGATCAGTTGTTTGCTCATTTCTGCTCTGTATTGTTGTGATGCGTGAAGCAATGATTTTGAGCTGTATGCGTGTTCTCTCACCTTTTGCAGGTCTTTTACCTTGAAGCATGTGAATCTGGGAGCATATTTGAGGGTCTCCTGCCGAACAACATCAATGTGTACGCGACCACTGCTTCAAATGCAGACGAGAGTAGCTGGGGAACTTACTGCCCTGGCGATAACCCGAGCCCTCCGCCAGAGTATGACACCTGCTTGGGAGACTTGTATAGTATTGCTTGGATGGAAGACAGGtacttgattttcttttatatatcTTCACTGGATTTTCTTACTGTGAAATCTTGTCCAGACCTTGTGACACCATTTCACACGTAGGGCTATGGAATTGAGTCTCTTTTGATTTCACTCACATCAGTTAACATGTACTTGATAAACCAATATGTTAGCTAACATAGAAACATAGTACTGTACACATTTGTTATTGGGGAATGATTAATTAATTACCATGATATTAGTACCTGGTGACATGACTACCTCTGTCTTTGTTAATTAAAGTGAGACAGAGGATATGCATGTGTTGCTTTACTTTTA contains:
- the LOC120709564 gene encoding zinc finger MYM-type protein 1-like, whose translation is MKRDGDIASMFRKHAAKKRASVSSPVVEEQNQEQEHQEERVIEEVVGPTPTPPPSVEPVEDVLPSPPPPSPPAPSPPPPPLPPSGVDVDHLPHDPGERLPIASYHPNDQDAIRRAYILRGAFQPYAHEFPKRRIGNRDRSFTCIWFAKYNWVEYSIKMDSVFCFVCYLFREKKYKGKGSDKFIVDGWRNWNVGDKSLLKHCRSEAHKEAHEKYIGYLTPAAAIDDKIEKWSDEEKKLYKIRLTYSLRCIKFLLHQGLAFRGHDESQESSNRGNFIELLKFLAANSEEVNKFVLNNAPGNCSLTSPDIQHQIISCFAIETRKKIIEEIGEDRFAILADESSDVSHKEQLALCLRFVDKLGRPREHFVGVVHVDDTTSLSLKKAIESVLVSHGLSLTSIRGQGYDGASNMKGDIKGLKTLIMQESPSAYYVHCFAHQLQLVLVAVAKENTDCVWFLEQVSLLLNIVGVSCKRHGMLRSARLESIMKALECGELKTGSGLNQEMGLARPGETRWGSHYRTVCNIISMYPIIRDVLITLGEDTTHKADWIKIHFMVGAFESFDFVFSLHLMFVILGYTNELSECLQRREQDIIHAIQLVGVAKNRMQHLRSEGWNQFLQKVTLFCNKHGVEVPTMEGNYVPFGRSRRFVRNQTNDDHFRREIYIGVIDKISQELDSRFDEVNMELLSCMSALNPSNSFASFDAQKVRRLAEFYPKDIFGSDLVRLELQLDTYIDVMRHDDRFSGLENLVDLSVKLVETNRHNVYDLVYLLLKMVLLLPVATASVERAFSGMDFVKTKRRNKMSDTLLDDCLVTFMERDILKDVDEDDVIKTFMAIRNRRPQRK
- the LOC120709565 gene encoding vacuolar-processing enzyme-like is translated as MMAARLRLALLLSVFLCAARARPSLEPTIRLPSERAAAGEAEGADDAVGTRWAVLIAGSNGYYNYRHQADICHAYQIMKKGGLKDENIIVFMYDDIAHSPENPRPGVIINHPQGGDVYAGVPKDYTGREVNVNNFFAVLLGNKTAVSGGSGKVVDSGPNDHIFVYYSDHGGPGVLGMPTYPYLYGDDLVNVLKKKHAAGTYKSLVFYLEACESGSIFEGLLPNNINVYATTASNADESSWGTYCPGDNPSPPPEYDTCLGDLYSIAWMEDSDFHNLRTESLKQQYNLVKDRTSVHNTYTYGSHVMQYGSLNLNVQHLSSYIGTNPANDGNKFVEGNSLPSSTRAVNQRDADLVYFWQKYRKLAEGSPGKNDARKELLEVMAHRSHVDNSVELIGSLLFGSEDGPRVLKAVRAAGDPLVDDWSCLKSMVRAFEAQCGSLAQYGMKHMRSFANICNAGILPEAVSKVAAQACTSIPSNPWSSIHKGFSA